One Nicotiana tomentosiformis chromosome 4, ASM39032v3, whole genome shotgun sequence genomic window carries:
- the LOC104093475 gene encoding phosphoglycerate mutase-like protein 1 isoform X2 produces the protein MDVSGGQSLYPLHRCKTIHLVRHAQGIHNVEGEMNHSAYLSPHLFDAHLTPLGWEQVDNLRKHVHASGLSKKVELVITSPLLRTMQTAVGVFGGEGCPDGIDVPLLMVADAGNSNHPAISSLYCPPFIAVEGCREHLGVHWCDKRRSISEYKPLFPAIDFSMIECDDDVLWEPDIREPNEHLAARGMEFLNWLWTRKEKEIAIVTHSGFLIHTLSAFGNDCHPDVKNEICRPFKNCELRSMVIVDRSMIGSDSSTTDYPGKIPSGVDVPSDVTCINHPDGFSN, from the exons GTGAGGCATGCTCAGGGGATTCACAATGTGGAAGGAGAAATGAACCACAGTGCATACCTATCTCCGCACCTTTTTGATGCACACCTTACTCCTCTTGGCTGGGAGCAG GTAGATAATCTTCGGAAACATGTCCACGCATCTGGACTTTCTAAGAAGGTGGAACTAGTTATCACTTCTCCTTTATTGAG GACTATGCAAACTGCAGTTGGAGTATTTGGTGGAGAAGGTTGCCCAGATGGAATAGACGTTCCCCTGCTCATGGTGGCAGATGCAGGAAACAGTAACCATCCAGCAATTTCAAGTCTATATTGCCCTCCCTTCATTGCGGTGGAGGGTTGTCGTGAACACTTG GGAGTTCATTGGTGTGATAAGAGGAGAAGCATTAGCGAATACAAGCCTCTATTTCCTGCAATTGATTTTTCCATG ATTGAATGTGATGATGATGTTCTCTGGGAGCCTGATATCAGAGAGCCAAATGAACACCTTGCTGCTAGAGGAATGGAGTTCTTGAACTG GTTGTGGACACGTAAGGAGAAAGAGATTGCAATTGTTACACATAGTGGATTCTTGATACATACACTCAGTGCATTTGGTAATGATTGCCATCCAGATGTGAAGAATGAGATATGTAGACC ATTCAAGAACTGTGAACTTCGGTCCATGGTTATTGTTGACAGAAG CATGATAGGGTCAGATTCTTCAACAACTGATTATCCAGGAAAAATTCCAAGTGGAGTAGATGTCCCAAGTGACGTTACATGTATTAATCATCCAGATGGATTTTCAAACTGA
- the LOC138909071 gene encoding senescence-specific cysteine protease SAG39-like translates to MARLTFNWNLAFAALLVLVSFASQATSRDLYEAASMVQKHEQWMSHFGRVYKDDVEKAKRFKIFQHNVEYIEFVNKAGTRPYKLGINEFADLSNEEFRDTRNGYKMTSHQQLSKTTSFKYANVTAPATMDWRTKGAVTGIKDQGQCGCCWAFSAVAATEGINKIKTGKLISLSEQELVDCDTSSDMGCEGGLMDDAFKFIIKNNGLTTESNYPYEGTNATCKTGKESNHAAKITGYEDVPANSESALLKAVANQPISVAIDASGSDFQFYSTGVFTGECGTELDHGVTAIGYGKTSDGTQYWLVKNSWGTSWGENGYIRMQRDVDAEEGLCGIAMQASYPTAN, encoded by the exons ATGGCCAGATTGACATTCAATTGGAATCTTGCTTTTGCAGCTCTACTAGTGTTGGTAAGTTTTGCTTCTCAAGCCACATCTCGCGACTTGTATGAAGCTGCCTCGATGGTCCAGAAACACGAGCAGTGGATGAGTCACTTTGGGCGGGTGTACAAAGATGATGTAGAGAAGGCTAAAAGATTCAAAATATTTCAGCACAATGTTGAGTACATTGAATTTGTTAACAAAGCTGGGACTCGACCTTACAAGTTAGGCATTAATGAATTTGCTGATTTGAGCAATGAAGAATTCAGAGACACTCGCAATGGATACAAAATGACTTCTCATCAACAGTTGTCAAAAACCACATCATTCAAGTATGCAAATGTGACTGCTCCAGCTACTATGGATTGGAGAACGAAAGGGGCTGTTACTGGAATTAAGGACCAAGGACAATGCG GATGTTGTTGGGCATTTTCTGCTGTTGCTGCTACAGAAGGAATAAACAAGATCAAGACAGGTAAGTTGATCTCTTTATCGGAGCAAGAATTGGTGGACTGTGACACAAGTTCGGATATGGGATGTGAAGGAGGTCTTATGGATGATGCTTTTAAGTTCATAATCAAGAACAATGGGCTTACTACTGAATCCAATTACCCATATGAGGGAACTAATGCTACTTGCAAAACCGGCAAAGAGTCTAACCATGCAGCCAAGATCACAGGTTACGAAGATGTTCCAGCCAACAGCGAATCCGCTTTGCTAAAAGCAGTTGCCAACCAACCAATATCCGTGGCCATTGATGCTAGCGGTTCAGATTTCCAATTCTATTCGACCGGTGTTTTCACTGGAGAATGTGGAACTGAGTTAGACCATGGTGTTACTGCAATTGGTTATGGAAAAACTAGTGATGGTACTCAATATTGGTTAGTGAAGAATTCATGGGGAACAAGTTGGGGTGAGAATGGATACATAAGAATGCAAAGAGACGTTGATGCTGAGGAAGGACTTTGTGGAATTGCTATGCAAGCATCTTATCCAACTGCTAATTAA
- the LOC104093475 gene encoding phosphoglycerate mutase-like protein 1 isoform X1 — protein MDQLLSKDMDVSGGQSLYPLHRCKTIHLVRHAQGIHNVEGEMNHSAYLSPHLFDAHLTPLGWEQVDNLRKHVHASGLSKKVELVITSPLLRTMQTAVGVFGGEGCPDGIDVPLLMVADAGNSNHPAISSLYCPPFIAVEGCREHLGVHWCDKRRSISEYKPLFPAIDFSMIECDDDVLWEPDIREPNEHLAARGMEFLNWLWTRKEKEIAIVTHSGFLIHTLSAFGNDCHPDVKNEICRPFKNCELRSMVIVDRSMIGSDSSTTDYPGKIPSGVDVPSDVTCINHPDGFSN, from the exons GTGAGGCATGCTCAGGGGATTCACAATGTGGAAGGAGAAATGAACCACAGTGCATACCTATCTCCGCACCTTTTTGATGCACACCTTACTCCTCTTGGCTGGGAGCAG GTAGATAATCTTCGGAAACATGTCCACGCATCTGGACTTTCTAAGAAGGTGGAACTAGTTATCACTTCTCCTTTATTGAG GACTATGCAAACTGCAGTTGGAGTATTTGGTGGAGAAGGTTGCCCAGATGGAATAGACGTTCCCCTGCTCATGGTGGCAGATGCAGGAAACAGTAACCATCCAGCAATTTCAAGTCTATATTGCCCTCCCTTCATTGCGGTGGAGGGTTGTCGTGAACACTTG GGAGTTCATTGGTGTGATAAGAGGAGAAGCATTAGCGAATACAAGCCTCTATTTCCTGCAATTGATTTTTCCATG ATTGAATGTGATGATGATGTTCTCTGGGAGCCTGATATCAGAGAGCCAAATGAACACCTTGCTGCTAGAGGAATGGAGTTCTTGAACTG GTTGTGGACACGTAAGGAGAAAGAGATTGCAATTGTTACACATAGTGGATTCTTGATACATACACTCAGTGCATTTGGTAATGATTGCCATCCAGATGTGAAGAATGAGATATGTAGACC ATTCAAGAACTGTGAACTTCGGTCCATGGTTATTGTTGACAGAAG CATGATAGGGTCAGATTCTTCAACAACTGATTATCCAGGAAAAATTCCAAGTGGAGTAGATGTCCCAAGTGACGTTACATGTATTAATCATCCAGATGGATTTTCAAACTGA